Proteins encoded within one genomic window of Cucumis sativus cultivar 9930 chromosome 3, Cucumber_9930_V3, whole genome shotgun sequence:
- the LOC101206405 gene encoding probable membrane-associated kinase regulator 6, giving the protein METSQPLSIDSFSYSWLVNIKPSLESSGNNSFRTSLDASDEPASSFIEMDPRMPPSKRFFRNSQDFKFDFPVSPPSLTFVHADQLISNGCLVPFFIDPVKVQKYEDEDFNPNFPKSSHIENDVHPANTSDCSSMRKCRKLSKKVLQKYLSFFKPLYQRIRGHRTSSSKPENVGRRSKSMKNWEYAYEASPRISVAYSADDWRRSCDSESSIYEAVLHCKKSIGR; this is encoded by the exons ATGGAGACATCCCAGCCTCTTTCTATTGACAGCTTTTCATATAGTTGGTTAGTGAATATAAAGCCATCTCTAGAGAGCTCAGGCAACAATTCCTTTAGGACCTCACTTGATGCTTCCGATGAACCTGCTTCCTCCTTCATCGAGATGGACCCCAGAATGCCACCCTCCAAGAGATTTTTTAGGAATTctcaagattttaaatttgatttcccTGTCTCGCCTCCTTCTCTCACATTTGTACATGCTGATCAGCTGATTTCCAATGGTTGTCTTGTGCCTTTTTTCATTGATCCAGTGAAAGTTCAGAAATATGAGGATGAAGATTTCAATccaaattttccaaaatctTCCCATATAGAAAACGATGTCCATCCAGCCAATACTTCTGACTGCTCGTCGATGAGAAAGTGTCGGAAACTATCGAAGAAAGTGTTGCAAAAGTATTTGAGTTTTTTCAAGCCATTGTACCAAAGAATACGAGGTCATAGAACATCAAGTTCTAAACCAGAAAATGTTGGTAGAAGATCCAAATCTATGAAGAATTGGGAATATGCATACGAAGCATCGCCACGGATAAGCGTAGCTTACTCCGCAGATGATTGGCGTAGATCCTGTGATTCTGAGAGCTCAATCTATGAGGCAGTCCTCCATTGCAAGAAATCTATAG GAAGATAA
- the LOC105434889 gene encoding uncharacterized protein LOC105434889 isoform X1 codes for MLAFETKDTIIAHGTIFDAEGDGENIKVLVDVVLDGQCVILKPKKEGVTKLTHEVGSHLMWPRHLVLTRNDKKETVGFNTDLSTFSSATFLRAPVVLWCLVRLAEHMGSSIQLNTPSEVFSVKRKCCIMVESLRDFSSMQPICTSCLDAYMMYLHTIMVQGRSSSLFKFMDAGSVSYSSYKQSRAQLLNARLLGAEYDQVVLFPYNSGNHWTLVVVNPTKGAAYWIDPLKNQIDGDMSEVLQMSFNISKKKKPNWKVVKCPKQNGVVECRYYVMRFMRDIISARSTSIVDVMKSLPPTYSQDEIDEVRSELAEFLSKHVHRA; via the exons ATGCTTGCGTTTGAAACTAAAGATACTATCATTGCACATGGGACAATATTTGATGCTGAAGGTGACGGTGAGAACATCAAGGTATTAGTGGATGTTGTCCTCGATGGCCAATGTGTGATTCTGAAACCGAAAAAGGAAGGAGTCACCAAACTGACGCATGAAGTCGGATCACATTTAATGTGGCCACGACATCTTGTTCTTACTAGGAATGATAAG AAGGAAACTGTGGGCTTCAATACGGATCTGTCCACATTCTCTAGTGCAACATTTCTACGTGCTCCAGTGGTGCTCTGGTGTTTGGTTAGACTCGCTGAACATATGGGGTCATCGATTCAACTAAACACGCCTTCAGAGGTATTCAGTGTGAAGAGAAAATGTTGCATTATGGTTGAGTCACTGAGGGATTTCTCGTCAATGCAACCAATATGCACATCATGTCTAGATGCTTACATGAT GTACCTTCACACAATTATGGTACAAGGACGAAGTTCAAGCTTGTTCAAGTTCATGGATGCCGGATCTGTAAGTTACTCGAGTTACAAACAATCGCGTGCGCAGTTGTTGAATGCTCGACTTCTCGGAGCCGAGTATGACCAAGTAGTATTGTTCCCATACAACTCTGG CAATCACTGGACATTGGTCGTTGTTAATCCTACAAAGGGTGCTGCATATTGGATTGACCCGTTGAAGAATCAGATTGACGGAGACATGAGTGAAGTGCTTCAAAT GTcattcaatatatcaaagaagaaaaaaccaaattggAAGGTTGTTAAG TGTCCCAAACAAAATGGGGTGGTAGAATGCAGGTACTATGTTATGCGATTCATGCGGGACATAATTTCTGCGAGGAGTACTTCGATTGTAGATGTC ATGAAAAGTTTACCTCCTACGTACTCTCAAGATGAAATTGATGAAGTTAGATCAGAATTGGCAGAGTTCCTTTCTAAGCACGTACATCGTGCTTAG
- the LOC105434889 gene encoding uncharacterized protein LOC105434889 isoform X2 has protein sequence MLAFETKDTIIAHGTIFDAEGDGENIKVLVDVVLDGQCVILKPKKEGVTKLTHEVGSHLMWPRHLVLTRNDKETVGFNTDLSTFSSATFLRAPVVLWCLVRLAEHMGSSIQLNTPSEVFSVKRKCCIMVESLRDFSSMQPICTSCLDAYMMYLHTIMVQGRSSSLFKFMDAGSVSYSSYKQSRAQLLNARLLGAEYDQVVLFPYNSGNHWTLVVVNPTKGAAYWIDPLKNQIDGDMSEVLQMSFNISKKKKPNWKVVKCPKQNGVVECRYYVMRFMRDIISARSTSIVDVMKSLPPTYSQDEIDEVRSELAEFLSKHVHRA, from the exons ATGCTTGCGTTTGAAACTAAAGATACTATCATTGCACATGGGACAATATTTGATGCTGAAGGTGACGGTGAGAACATCAAGGTATTAGTGGATGTTGTCCTCGATGGCCAATGTGTGATTCTGAAACCGAAAAAGGAAGGAGTCACCAAACTGACGCATGAAGTCGGATCACATTTAATGTGGCCACGACATCTTGTTCTTACTAGGAATGATAAG GAAACTGTGGGCTTCAATACGGATCTGTCCACATTCTCTAGTGCAACATTTCTACGTGCTCCAGTGGTGCTCTGGTGTTTGGTTAGACTCGCTGAACATATGGGGTCATCGATTCAACTAAACACGCCTTCAGAGGTATTCAGTGTGAAGAGAAAATGTTGCATTATGGTTGAGTCACTGAGGGATTTCTCGTCAATGCAACCAATATGCACATCATGTCTAGATGCTTACATGAT GTACCTTCACACAATTATGGTACAAGGACGAAGTTCAAGCTTGTTCAAGTTCATGGATGCCGGATCTGTAAGTTACTCGAGTTACAAACAATCGCGTGCGCAGTTGTTGAATGCTCGACTTCTCGGAGCCGAGTATGACCAAGTAGTATTGTTCCCATACAACTCTGG CAATCACTGGACATTGGTCGTTGTTAATCCTACAAAGGGTGCTGCATATTGGATTGACCCGTTGAAGAATCAGATTGACGGAGACATGAGTGAAGTGCTTCAAAT GTcattcaatatatcaaagaagaaaaaaccaaattggAAGGTTGTTAAG TGTCCCAAACAAAATGGGGTGGTAGAATGCAGGTACTATGTTATGCGATTCATGCGGGACATAATTTCTGCGAGGAGTACTTCGATTGTAGATGTC ATGAAAAGTTTACCTCCTACGTACTCTCAAGATGAAATTGATGAAGTTAGATCAGAATTGGCAGAGTTCCTTTCTAAGCACGTACATCGTGCTTAG
- the LOC105434889 gene encoding uncharacterized protein LOC105434889 isoform X3, which translates to MLAFETKDTIIAHGTIFDAEGDGENIKVLVDVVLDGQCVILKPKKEGVTKLTHEVGSHLMWPRHLVLTRNDKKETVGFNTDLSTFSSATFLRAPVVLWCLVRLAEHMGSSIQLNTPSEVFSVKRKCCIMVESLRDFSSMQPICTSCLDAYMMYLHTIMVQGRSSSLFKFMDAGSVSYSSYKQSRAQLLNARLLGAEYDQVVLFPYNSGNHWTLVVVNPTKGAAYWIDPLKNQIDGDMSEVLQMSFNISKKKKPNWKVVKVCGIDQ; encoded by the exons ATGCTTGCGTTTGAAACTAAAGATACTATCATTGCACATGGGACAATATTTGATGCTGAAGGTGACGGTGAGAACATCAAGGTATTAGTGGATGTTGTCCTCGATGGCCAATGTGTGATTCTGAAACCGAAAAAGGAAGGAGTCACCAAACTGACGCATGAAGTCGGATCACATTTAATGTGGCCACGACATCTTGTTCTTACTAGGAATGATAAG AAGGAAACTGTGGGCTTCAATACGGATCTGTCCACATTCTCTAGTGCAACATTTCTACGTGCTCCAGTGGTGCTCTGGTGTTTGGTTAGACTCGCTGAACATATGGGGTCATCGATTCAACTAAACACGCCTTCAGAGGTATTCAGTGTGAAGAGAAAATGTTGCATTATGGTTGAGTCACTGAGGGATTTCTCGTCAATGCAACCAATATGCACATCATGTCTAGATGCTTACATGAT GTACCTTCACACAATTATGGTACAAGGACGAAGTTCAAGCTTGTTCAAGTTCATGGATGCCGGATCTGTAAGTTACTCGAGTTACAAACAATCGCGTGCGCAGTTGTTGAATGCTCGACTTCTCGGAGCCGAGTATGACCAAGTAGTATTGTTCCCATACAACTCTGG CAATCACTGGACATTGGTCGTTGTTAATCCTACAAAGGGTGCTGCATATTGGATTGACCCGTTGAAGAATCAGATTGACGGAGACATGAGTGAAGTGCTTCAAAT GTcattcaatatatcaaagaagaaaaaaccaaattggAAGGTTGTTAAGGTATGTGGCATTGACCAGTAG